In Monodelphis domestica isolate mMonDom1 chromosome 3, mMonDom1.pri, whole genome shotgun sequence, the following proteins share a genomic window:
- the NAPRT gene encoding nicotinate phosphoribosyltransferase isoform X3 — protein MLAPASGQGPPKDLSILTESWLGKVCEYLGLRAEETHLGERAAFVAYALAFPQAFQGLLDSYSVMRSGLPNFLAVALALAELGYRAAGVRLDSGDLLQQAQEIRSIFRKCASHFQVPWLEAVSIAVSNNIDERVLDQLAHKDSEVDLIGIGTNVVTCPLQPSLGCVYKLVSVRGQPCRKLTEDSEKQTLPGSKAAYRLYNGEGAPILDLLQLEEEPPPQAGQELRVWPLDVSGGDCRGQTLTPVSLEPLLRVYFHQGQMCEPIPSLAESRALAQKSLSCLSSAQKRLENPEPYQVALSEKLHALLGSVARSSQEGP, from the exons ATGCTGGCTCCAGCATCTGGGCAAGGTCCTCCCAAGGACCTTTCCATCCTCACTGAATCTTGGTTGGGCAAAGTGTGTGAGTACCTGGGCCTTCGGGCTGAAGAGACTCACCTCGGAGAACGGGCTGCCTTTGTGGCCTATGCCCTGGCTTTTCCGCAAGCCTTTCAGGGGCTGCTGGACTCCTACAGCGTCATGCG GAGTGGGCTTCCAAATTTCCTGGCAGTGGCCCTGGCGTTGGCTGAGCTGGGGTACCGGGCAGCAGGGGTGCGGCTAGACAGCGGAGATCTCCTGCAGCAGGCCCAGGAAATCCGAAGCATTTTCCGGAAATGTGCCTCCCA CTTCCAGGTGCCCTGGCTGGAGGCCGTGTCCATCGCCGTGAGCAACAACATCGATGAGAGGGTGCTAGACCAGCTGGCTCACAAG GATAGTGAGGTGGATCTCATCGGCATCGGCACCAATGTGGTCACGTGTCCCCTGCAGCCTTCCCTTGGCTGTGTGTACAAG CTAGTGTCTGTGCGGGGGCAGCCCTGTCGGAAGCTGACCGAGGACTCTGAGAAGCAGACGCTGCCCGGAAGCAAGGCAGCCTATCGGCTTTACAACGGAGAAG GAGCCCCCATTCTGGACCTGCTGCAGCTGGAGGAAGAGCCCCCACCACAGGCTGGGCAGGAGCTGAGGGTGTGGCCCCTGGACGTCTCAGGAGGTGACTGCAGAGGCCAGACCCTCACTCCCGTCTCCTTGGAGCCACTACTCAGAGTCTACTTCCACCAGGGACAG ATGTGTGAACCCATTCCCTCCCTTGCTGAGTCTCGGGCCTTAGCACAGAAGTCTCTGAGCTGCCTCAGCTCAGCTCAAAAGCGACTGGAGAATCCTGAGCCCTACCAG GTGGCACTTTCTGAGAAGTTACATGCTCTGCTGGGGAGTGTGGCCCGGAGCAGCCAGGAGGGCCCCTGA
- the NAPRT gene encoding nicotinate phosphoribosyltransferase isoform X2, whose translation MEKPQPELEQEKDPEAEAAARPLLTDLYQITMALAYWRAGRAREPAEFELFFRRCPFGSSFTLAAGLRDCMRFLRAFRLRPADVKYLASVLPPDTDPAFFEHLQGLDCSAVTIRAQPEGTLAFAHVPLLCVSGPLLLVQLLETPLLCLINYASLVATNAARLRLIAGPKKRLLEMGLRRAQGPDGGLTASTYSYLGGFDSSSNVLAGQLRGVPVAGTLAHSFVTSFSGYAQSQVLMLAPASGQGPPKDLSILTESWLGKVCEYLGLRAEETHLGERAAFVAYALAFPQAFQGLLDSYSVMRSGLPNFLAVALALAELGYRAAGVRLDSGDLLQQAQEIRSIFRKCASHFQVPWLEAVSIAVSNNIDERVLDQLAHKDSEVDLIGIGTNVVTCPLQPSLGCVYKLVSVRGQPCRKLTEDSEKQTLPGSKAAYRLYNGEGAPILDLLQLEEEPPPQAGQELRVWPLDVSGDV comes from the exons ATGGAGAAGCCGCAACCCGAGCTGGAGCAGGAGAAGGACCCAGAGGCGGAGGCAGCAGCTCGGCCCCTGCTCACCGACCTCTATCAGATCACCATGGCTCTGGCCTACTGGCGGGCGGGCCGGGCCCGGGAGCCCGCTGAGTTCGAACTCTTCTTTCGCCGCTGCCCCTTCGGGTCCTCCTTCACCCTGGCCGCGGGGCTGCGGGACTGCATGCGCTTCTTGCGCGCCTTCCGCCTCCGACCGGCAG ATGTAAAGTACCTGGCCTCTGTGCTCCCACCAGACACGGACCCTGCCTTCTTTGAACACCTACAGGGACTGGACTGCTCTGCAGTGACTATTCGGGCCCAGCCTGAGGGCACCCTGGCCTTTGCCCAT GTACCATTACTCTGCGTATCTGGGCCTCTCCTCCTAGTGCAGCTCCTGGAGACTCCCTTGCTCTGCCTCATCAACTATGCCAG CCTGGTGGCTACTAATGCAGCCCGGCTACGCCTGATCGCAGGGCCAAAGAAGCGGCTGTTGGAGATGGGGTTGCGGAGGGCACAGGGCCCCGACGGAGGCCTCACAGCCTCCACCTACAGCTACCTGGGCG GCTTTGACAGCAGCAGTAACGTGTTGGCTGGGCAACTTCGAGGGGTGCCTGTGGCTGGCACTCTGGCTCACTCCTTCGTCACCTCCTTCTCTGGCTACGCGCAATCCCAGGTCCTG ATGCTGGCTCCAGCATCTGGGCAAGGTCCTCCCAAGGACCTTTCCATCCTCACTGAATCTTGGTTGGGCAAAGTGTGTGAGTACCTGGGCCTTCGGGCTGAAGAGACTCACCTCGGAGAACGGGCTGCCTTTGTGGCCTATGCCCTGGCTTTTCCGCAAGCCTTTCAGGGGCTGCTGGACTCCTACAGCGTCATGCG GAGTGGGCTTCCAAATTTCCTGGCAGTGGCCCTGGCGTTGGCTGAGCTGGGGTACCGGGCAGCAGGGGTGCGGCTAGACAGCGGAGATCTCCTGCAGCAGGCCCAGGAAATCCGAAGCATTTTCCGGAAATGTGCCTCCCA CTTCCAGGTGCCCTGGCTGGAGGCCGTGTCCATCGCCGTGAGCAACAACATCGATGAGAGGGTGCTAGACCAGCTGGCTCACAAG GATAGTGAGGTGGATCTCATCGGCATCGGCACCAATGTGGTCACGTGTCCCCTGCAGCCTTCCCTTGGCTGTGTGTACAAG CTAGTGTCTGTGCGGGGGCAGCCCTGTCGGAAGCTGACCGAGGACTCTGAGAAGCAGACGCTGCCCGGAAGCAAGGCAGCCTATCGGCTTTACAACGGAGAAG GAGCCCCCATTCTGGACCTGCTGCAGCTGGAGGAAGAGCCCCCACCACAGGCTGGGCAGGAGCTGAGGGTGTGGCCCCTGGACGTCTCAGGAG ATGTGTGA
- the NAPRT gene encoding nicotinate phosphoribosyltransferase isoform X1 — MEKPQPELEQEKDPEAEAAARPLLTDLYQITMALAYWRAGRAREPAEFELFFRRCPFGSSFTLAAGLRDCMRFLRAFRLRPADVKYLASVLPPDTDPAFFEHLQGLDCSAVTIRAQPEGTLAFAHVPLLCVSGPLLLVQLLETPLLCLINYASLVATNAARLRLIAGPKKRLLEMGLRRAQGPDGGLTASTYSYLGGFDSSSNVLAGQLRGVPVAGTLAHSFVTSFSGYAQSQVLMLAPASGQGPPKDLSILTESWLGKVCEYLGLRAEETHLGERAAFVAYALAFPQAFQGLLDSYSVMRSGLPNFLAVALALAELGYRAAGVRLDSGDLLQQAQEIRSIFRKCASHFQVPWLEAVSIAVSNNIDERVLDQLAHKDSEVDLIGIGTNVVTCPLQPSLGCVYKLVSVRGQPCRKLTEDSEKQTLPGSKAAYRLYNGEGAPILDLLQLEEEPPPQAGQELRVWPLDVSGGDCRGQTLTPVSLEPLLRVYFHQGQMCEPIPSLAESRALAQKSLSCLSSAQKRLENPEPYQVALSEKLHALLGSVARSSQEGP, encoded by the exons ATGGAGAAGCCGCAACCCGAGCTGGAGCAGGAGAAGGACCCAGAGGCGGAGGCAGCAGCTCGGCCCCTGCTCACCGACCTCTATCAGATCACCATGGCTCTGGCCTACTGGCGGGCGGGCCGGGCCCGGGAGCCCGCTGAGTTCGAACTCTTCTTTCGCCGCTGCCCCTTCGGGTCCTCCTTCACCCTGGCCGCGGGGCTGCGGGACTGCATGCGCTTCTTGCGCGCCTTCCGCCTCCGACCGGCAG ATGTAAAGTACCTGGCCTCTGTGCTCCCACCAGACACGGACCCTGCCTTCTTTGAACACCTACAGGGACTGGACTGCTCTGCAGTGACTATTCGGGCCCAGCCTGAGGGCACCCTGGCCTTTGCCCAT GTACCATTACTCTGCGTATCTGGGCCTCTCCTCCTAGTGCAGCTCCTGGAGACTCCCTTGCTCTGCCTCATCAACTATGCCAG CCTGGTGGCTACTAATGCAGCCCGGCTACGCCTGATCGCAGGGCCAAAGAAGCGGCTGTTGGAGATGGGGTTGCGGAGGGCACAGGGCCCCGACGGAGGCCTCACAGCCTCCACCTACAGCTACCTGGGCG GCTTTGACAGCAGCAGTAACGTGTTGGCTGGGCAACTTCGAGGGGTGCCTGTGGCTGGCACTCTGGCTCACTCCTTCGTCACCTCCTTCTCTGGCTACGCGCAATCCCAGGTCCTG ATGCTGGCTCCAGCATCTGGGCAAGGTCCTCCCAAGGACCTTTCCATCCTCACTGAATCTTGGTTGGGCAAAGTGTGTGAGTACCTGGGCCTTCGGGCTGAAGAGACTCACCTCGGAGAACGGGCTGCCTTTGTGGCCTATGCCCTGGCTTTTCCGCAAGCCTTTCAGGGGCTGCTGGACTCCTACAGCGTCATGCG GAGTGGGCTTCCAAATTTCCTGGCAGTGGCCCTGGCGTTGGCTGAGCTGGGGTACCGGGCAGCAGGGGTGCGGCTAGACAGCGGAGATCTCCTGCAGCAGGCCCAGGAAATCCGAAGCATTTTCCGGAAATGTGCCTCCCA CTTCCAGGTGCCCTGGCTGGAGGCCGTGTCCATCGCCGTGAGCAACAACATCGATGAGAGGGTGCTAGACCAGCTGGCTCACAAG GATAGTGAGGTGGATCTCATCGGCATCGGCACCAATGTGGTCACGTGTCCCCTGCAGCCTTCCCTTGGCTGTGTGTACAAG CTAGTGTCTGTGCGGGGGCAGCCCTGTCGGAAGCTGACCGAGGACTCTGAGAAGCAGACGCTGCCCGGAAGCAAGGCAGCCTATCGGCTTTACAACGGAGAAG GAGCCCCCATTCTGGACCTGCTGCAGCTGGAGGAAGAGCCCCCACCACAGGCTGGGCAGGAGCTGAGGGTGTGGCCCCTGGACGTCTCAGGAGGTGACTGCAGAGGCCAGACCCTCACTCCCGTCTCCTTGGAGCCACTACTCAGAGTCTACTTCCACCAGGGACAG ATGTGTGAACCCATTCCCTCCCTTGCTGAGTCTCGGGCCTTAGCACAGAAGTCTCTGAGCTGCCTCAGCTCAGCTCAAAAGCGACTGGAGAATCCTGAGCCCTACCAG GTGGCACTTTCTGAGAAGTTACATGCTCTGCTGGGGAGTGTGGCCCGGAGCAGCCAGGAGGGCCCCTGA